A region from the Gossypium hirsutum isolate 1008001.06 chromosome A08, Gossypium_hirsutum_v2.1, whole genome shotgun sequence genome encodes:
- the LOC107909146 gene encoding NAC domain-containing protein 86 → MAPMSLPPGFRFHPTDEELVAYYLHNKITGRPIELEVIPEVDLYKFEPWDLPDKSYLPSKDMEWYFYSPRDKKYPNGSRTNRATRGGYWKATGKDRTVQSQKRAVGIKKTLVYYRGRAPHGIRTNWVMHEYRLLNSTLKDCYALCRVFKKNIQILKPKEEEAVGNNNNVDKEKQLHGEETSGNEIPKGRQVEIEDENLITSSSDLTQGTSYETGMAMADDNQPPFTSDEANSSANNISSSLAMDFSPNLIQAEGYTNVEYQVPYPPLELEDFPQINISETKAEMMDEYMVYDKYKDYMNGSLEEIFSLCSSQDISMPLYMHQD, encoded by the exons ATGGCTCCAATGAGTCTCCCTCCCGGTTTTAGGTTCCATCCAACTGATGAAGAACTTGTTGCTTACTATCTCCACAACAAAATTACCGGTCGCCCCATCGAGCTCGAAGTTATCCCCGAAGTTGATCTCTACAAATTCGAGCCTTGGGATTTGCCAG ATAAGTCATATCTACCTAGCAAAGACATGGAATGGTATTTTTACAGTCCAAGGGATAAGAAGTACCCGAACGGGTCGAGAACGAACCGGGCGACACGCGGCGGGTATTGGAAAGCCACCGGAAAAGATAGGACCGTACAGTCTCAAAAGAGAGCTGTTGGCATTAAAAAAACACTGGTTTACTATAGAGGAAGAGCTCCCCATGGCATTAGAACCAATTGGGTCATGCATGAATATCGCTTGCTCAACTCTACTTTaaag GATTGTTATGCATTATGTCGTGTGTTCAAGAAAAACATACAAATCCTTAaaccaaaagaagaagaagctgtTGGAAATAACAACAATGTAGACAAGGAAAAACAATTACATGGTGAGGAAACAAGTGGAAATGAAATCCCTAAAGGCAGACAAGTTGAAATTGAAGATGAGAATTTAATTACCTCCTCTTCAGATTTGACTCAAGGAACATCTTATGAAACTGGTATGGCCATGGCAGATGATAATCAACCTCCATTTACCTCTGATGAAGCTAACAGTTCAGCTAATAATATATCATCATCTCTTGCCATGGATTTCTCTCCCAACTTAATCCAG GCAGAAGGGTACACAAATGTTGAATATCAAGTTCCATATCCACCATTAGAGCTTGAAGACTTCCCACAAATAAATATATCAGAGACAAAGGCAGAAATGATGGATGAATACATGGTGTATGACAAGTATAAGGACTACATGAATGGATCTTTAGAAGAGATTTTCTCTCTTTGTTCCTCTCAAGATATTTCCATGCCTCTCTACATGCACCAAGATTAA
- the LOC107908201 gene encoding myb-related protein 308 — MGHRCCSKQKVKRGLWSPEEDDKLVKHITTHGHGSWSSVPKLAGLQRCGKSCRLRWINYLRPDLKRGSFTAEEEQIIIDVHRILGNRWAQIAKHLPGRTDNEVKNFWNSCIKKKLLSQGLDPKTHNLLSSRQRASNKLACKYSSSSPSSQSQHGSFTVFNITSHAKDTNNNNNNNTMMMNPPPPVVTFPHQSPNPNTTYAQNLYGSSMDTPFVSSSSCFGNMLYESDPCIWDDANAVVETFEEPRVDSLPPMPQPQQQENDDKIDMDCSLMEGGAGSFDLGLLESTLLSAAMDDFGWNF; from the exons ATGGGCCATCGTTGCTGCAGCAAACAGAAGGTTAAAAGAGGGTTATGGTCACCCGAAGAAGATGACAAGCTCGTCAAACATATCACTACCCATGGCCATGGAAGCTGGAGCTCTGTCCCTAAACTTGCTG GCTTGCAGAGGTGCGGGAAGAGCTGTAGGTTGAGATGGATAAACTACTTACGACCAGACTTGAAGAGGGGTTCTTTCACAGCTGAGGAAGAACAGATAATCATTGATGTTCATAGAATTTTAGGCAACAG ATGGGCTCAAATAGCCAAGCATCTTCCCGGGAGAACCGACAATGAAGTGAAGAACTTTTGGAACTCTTGCATTAAGAAAAAGCTACTCTCCCAAGGCCTTGACCCCAAAACGCACAACCTCCTTTCTTCACGTCAAAGAGCTTCTAATAAACTTGCATGCAAAtattcatcatcatcaccatcatcacaATCACAACATGGTTCCTTCACTGTTTTCAACATCACTTCACATGCTAAAGataccaacaacaacaacaacaacaacacaaTGATGATGAACCCACCGCCACCTGTTGTTACATTCCCTCATCAAAGCCCAAACCCTAACACTACTTATGCTCAAAACCTTTACGGTTCATCAATGGATACCCCATTTGTTTCTTCATCATCTTGCTTTGGTAACATGTTGTATGAAAGTGATCCTTGCATTTGGGATGATGCTAATGCTGTGGTTGAAACATTTGAAGAACCAAGAGTGGATAGCTTGCCACCAATGCCACAACCACAACAGCAAGAGAATGATGATAAAATTGATATGGATTGTTCATTAATGGAGGGTGGTGCTGGTAGCTTTGACCTTGGCTTACTTGAGTCCACACTTCTGTCTGCAGCAATGGATGATTTTGGATGGAACTTTTAA